GCAGCCAGCGAATTCGGAAAGCCCCTGCGACCTTGACCTCGCCGCGCTTGAGCAGAGACTGGATGTCCTTGTAATGATCGTCGGGCAATGACCAGAGTTCCGCACCCGCACGGATGGCGGCACCTGCCAACAGGAGATCAACGGTCTTGCCTGTCTTCCCGACCTGCGCAAGCCCTTTGCCGATTCTTGCCGCAATGTAACCAGCCTCGCCGTCAACTTCGACCTGCGGCAAGGCTCGAAAGTCTGCTTCGCGGATACTGTATTCCTGTAGGTCACGGATCCCACTCAGCACTTCGACCAGAATAGGGGTGGCGACTGCAGCTTCTCCCGTGTCCAGGGCGCCCCGCACCTCTTTGACGATGCGAGGATCGGGTCCCGGACGCAGGTATGTGACCCAAACAGAAGAGTCGATGAGGCGCAGCGGCAACTACCTGCCCTCACGCATCGTTCGGATATCTTCGGGGGTCCACCGTATCGAACTCTTCCCGGCTGCCGACATGAGACTCCGTGTGCGATGCCGGCGCACGTACTCCCGCAAGGCCACCTCGACAGCCTCACGCTTCGTCCGCACTTTCGCCAGACGGCGGGCCTCATCGAGCAGCCTCTCTTCAATGTCCACGAGTGTTTTGGCCATGGTAGCCCCTCTTTTGTCCAATCGTATATCGTGATTAGATATCTTGTCAAGATATATAACGGACGTGAGAGGGCGGGCTACCGAATGGTCCTGGTCGATCGGTACTGCGAGGATTTCGCAAAATCCCCTCCGGCACCACGATTACCGAACTGTTCCTGCCTTGCGGCGTTGCGGAAAAGCGTCACATTTGTTCTCGACGGCCTGATCGATGTGCGCAGGCAGTAGCACTTCATCTCCCACCCGGAGCTTCCTCCGCCTCAGCGCTCCGTCTTAAGAAGGCCTCGTAGCAGAGGGCTTGGGCGTCACGATGGCGCCGACGCTTGCGCCCCCCCAAGGCCGGGAGGCGTTCGTATCTTGCCTCTCGATCCAGCCGTGAAACGCCATCTGGCTCTAGCGGTGCGTGATCAAAACACCGTCTCTCCAACAGTGATAGCGTTTCTCGACCAGGCCCAGAAACTCACACGCTCTCAGATGATCTCGTAGAATCCAACATATGAGGGTGAATTTGTGGCTTCGCCGGTCATGCGTTGTTGAAGTTGGATAGGAGGGGCGTGGTATGAGCGAGGAGGTCTCTTGGCTGGTCGAGTTGTGATTAAGCCGGGCCAACTCGACAATTTTCGGGCGCTGACCGGTGAGATGGTGGAGTCCAGCCGGCGCGAGGCTGGTGTCTTGAGCTACGAACGGTTCGTCAGCGAGGATGGTAAGTTCGTTTACGCCTACGAGCGGTATGCGGACTCGGCCGCAGCGCTGACCCACTTGCGAACATTCGAGAAGATGTTCAGCCGCCGCTTCCTAGGCATGGTGGACCGGCGGCGGTTCACGGTGTTTGGCGCCCCGACGGATGAGCTCAGGAAAGTGCTGGACCGATTCGGTGCGACGTACCTGCGGCGGTTCGACTGAAAAGACTTGTGAGATTCTACATGAGTCCGCACGTTACTCGGAAAAGCGGGATTCTGGGTGGCGGCCTGTTATCGATGGCTCCTCACAGATCGCCAGGCTTGTGCGGCGAGTTCGATCGCTGCGAGCGCGTCGGGCGCCCCTCCAGCCGTTCCCTTCTCGAAGTCCCCTTCGACGCGGCCCATGCGGTTCGTGACGTGCGCGAAGCACACCACGGCGCAGTGCCGAGCGTGCGCGAAGGCGTAGAGGGCTGCGGCTTCCATCTCCACTGCGAGGATGCCCTCTGCGCGACGCGCGCGAATGGAGGAGGCCGTCTCGCGAAATGGCGCATCTGTCGTCCAGGTCGTTCCCCGCACCACAGGTAGCCCTCGGGCCTTCAACGCCGCGTGAATGAGGCGGACGAGCCGTTTGTCTGCGTGACTGAACGCTGACACGGGTCGGTAATGGTAGCTGGTCCCCTCGTCTCGGAGTGCTTGATCGATGAGCACGAAGTACGGGGGTTCCCGCAGCGGCAGAATCTCCCCGGCCGACGTCACGCTGATCAAGAACCGGCAGCCGGAAGCGAACAACTCCTCGGCCACCAGGACTGCGAACGCTCCACCGACGGCACAGCCGATGATCCCGAGCCTCTGGCCGCCATGCCGAAAGACGTGCAGGCGGCTATGGTAACAGGGCCAGCTCGGATCGAGCCGTGCGCGGCCGGTGGCCACGAGGTACCGGACGATGTCGCCGTCAGGATCGAGGACACATACCTGGGGGACGGACTTCGGTCGCAGCCGCTTTTGGCGCCGCGCTTCCCGCAGCAAGCGGTTTGGCGTGAACATTGACGGGGCACGAAACTGCTTGTGCGTCAGGAGCGGCGCTCTCGATCGTATGATGCCCGCTCGTCTCCTCCCGGCCTCGCCGTCGGCGATCAGGTGACGGCGGAGACCGCCCGGGTGGGTTGGCACACTGCAGTCGGCGCTCCCGCTTGCGGGATTGACGCGGCCTGAGGCCGCTGCCCTGACGCCCCGGGATTCCAGTCTGCTCACCCGGTTACTTGGGCCCGTGCTCTCGCCACCCGGACACTTCTACGATAAATCCTTCCGGGTCGGTTGGCAATCCGATTCAGTGTTGGGATCTCCGAGAGGCCCGACTGAGTATGGCTATATGTATATCTTGACATCTTAACACTTCTCTGATATGCTACAGCCACTGTAAACGCAAACATCTGTCGCAGGCCGATGGTGGCGGCAGGCGTGAACGGCCATTCGCTCCTCAACCGAGCCCTGGAGGATCTCGTACGGACCTGATGGCGTGCACGACCCGGATCACGGCGGAGAACTCTCCCTACCTGGCGCCCGAACTGCGAACGCTCCTGGCTGCCGGTCCGATCATCGATATCCACAACTACCTCGTTCTTCATAGCCTATACGGTCCGATGCGTGTTGATGCGACGTGGCCTCGGTCCATGAAGGCCCTCGGGTTGACCGTCAACGAGAAGTTTGTGTGGGGACGCGACATGGCGCTCGCATGTCACCCGATCGTCCACCAACCCGTCCCGGACGATGGAGACCCCCAAGCGTTCAAAGAGAGCCTCCTCAGGCAGTCGGCCGACGCGCAGGAGCTCGCCCGACGCGAAGCGTTCATCATGGCCGCCAGCAGGTATGGCGGGGCACCGTGATCGCGAGGTCCAGATTCTCCTCTACCCTTAAAGCTGTGGCACGGAAATGCTGATAAGGAACACCGTACCGTACCCCTTCATTTTGGGGTCGTCCGCAACACGAAACATAATGCCTTTGGAGACGTATTCTAAGCTATGGTAACGATCCCCTGACACCACCCGTATTGGCTCTCCGAGAGCGGAACGAACTTGTTCCTCAGTGACGCCGGTGTGGAGGCCCTCCACAGTCATGTATTGAGGAGCGTAGTACACTTGAACGATTGAAACGAACCCTGTCCGTGCACAGACAACAGTCAGTCCCCCATCGTCTACACGTTCAGATTTGCCTGTTTCAGACAAGCACCCTGAAGCCTTTATACAGCCCATGGGCGGAGGCACGATGCCTCCCGCGCTGCTGTCGATGGGATTATAGTCGAACCAGGCGTACAGCGTATCGTCGCCGGCTTTCGAATACGGCATCGTCACCTTCGGACGTCCGAGCACCGCAATCACGTCGGTGAGCGACATGCCGACTTGCATGTGTCCAATGCCCTGGCCAGGCGTGATGCGTAGCGGATCATGCGACGTAGATGGCGCGGCAGGACTTGGCGTTGACGGAGCGGGATGACTAGGCAATGCGGGTGTTAGGGGACCTGGAACTGCAGCGGAAGGAGGGGGCGATGGCGAATTGGGCGTGGTTGCTCCCCCATTCTGGGATGCCAAGACTTCCGGCGACCACACTTTGTAATCCACGGTGTACGTGACCTCGAACCCAAACGGGATGATGGGACCAACCCAGACTGAATTGGCCTGCGCAATGAAATTGAGGCAGACGGCGACAGGCTGCGCGTGGATGTCCGAATCGGTGGTCGACGAGCCCTTCGAGAGCGTCGCTATCCGGTCCCCCGACTGTTCCCCCGAACTCCCCTGAGGTGACACCCATACGAGGATATTGAGCGCCTCGTTTGCCTTCAGTTCGCCGTGAATCCTAGACAGGGACAGGGCGCCATCCGGCGGAGAGACGCAGGCAACGCCGGTGCCTTTTTTCCCAAAGCCGTTGGCGCTGCCTTTGTACGCCATGGTGCGCACGATCGCCGATTCGAGCGGCAGCGCCATCGCGGCATGCGGTTTCCCTGGGTCGAGCACACGATCGACGAGGGCCTTGACCGCGTCCGCGGGTACTCCGTAGTTGAGGGGTTGACCAACGGCGACGATCGATTGCCCCAGCCGGGCCAGATCAAACCGGAACTGATCGACGACACCGATCACCCGACCATCCATCGTGAGGACCGGGCCACCACTTTCCCCATGGGTCATGGCGATGTCCATCTGGAAGACGTTGATGCCGCCGACGGCCGACGTGCGGTTCAACCCACTCACAATTCCTTTCGCAACAGATGGATCGGGATTGTTACACAGGGGATACCCGAGCAACACAATCTCTTGTCCGACCCTCACATCGCTCATCTCGGCAAGAGGGATCCGCATCAGCCCTTGTTGCGCCACCCGCAAGACAGCCAAATCGTTCTTGATATTCACCGCAAGGACGTCCGCAGGTTGAGGGGAGCCTCCTGGAAATTGCACGACGATCGACCGGTCTACTTCTGCGACAACGTGGAGCGCCGTCACGAGAATGCCGGACGAATCGACGACAAAGGCCGATCCACACGCATCCCCGGCGCGGACAAGTGCGATGGATGGCTTGAGCCGTTCGACGAGATCGCTCAACCCCGTTTGGGCCTTCACGGATGTTCCCGACAGCACGGTCAACATCACAGCGGTAACGGCGAGGCAGATGTTCTTCATGATCCCCCCCTCTCTCGCACGTCTGCCGGAAAATTGCGTTTAAGCGTGCGCACGCTCGGCCACCAGGAACAAGAGACCGTGGGTGGTCGTCATTTTCAAGGCGATCGTATCACCACGGCAGTCGCCCCACGACATCTTTTGTGAGGAGCCGGAGAAATCGTTCGGCGGACGAGCGATCCTCCGGTCAAGTTCCAACATTCCTCCGGGCGCGGATGCCTGGGTGATGGCGGCGGTGGAATCGGCCGAGCGCCTCATTGAGGCGCGGCTCCCAGCTTGGCCAACTCCTCCTGTGCGCTCTTCCCGATCGAGGTGTCACCCGCGAGCCGAACGACCCGTTGGAATTGCTCAGTCGCGCGGGCCGTATCCCCCTTCGCTTTGTAGACAACCGCGAGCTGATAGTGAGCCCAAGTATAGTCGTCCCTCAGCCTGACGGCTTGGAGCAGGTTCCGCTCCGCCTCCTCCAGGTGCCCCTGCCGAAGGTTCACGTAACCGAGCACAGCGTGCGCCGGGGCCAGTCCCGGGTCGAGGGCGATGGCCCGCTGTAACTGAGACGCGGCCTCGTCGAGCTTGTGCAAGTCGATATAGACTTCAGCAAGATCCAGGTGAGCTCTCGGATCCGACGGATTGGCTTCCACCCGCGCCTGGAGCGTCTGCATCCGGGCGACTATCTTCTCCTCCTCTCCCACCCCGGTCCCCACGATCTGGAACCCCACGGTGCGTGCCAAGCGGCCATCGACGAACACGTCGACGCGCCATTCCCCGACGCGAAACGCCGGCTCATGCTCCGCGATCGGCAGGCACCACCAGACCCGGTACTTCGGATAGAAGTGGTTTTGGGGAGGGGTGGACGTCCTCGTCTGAGTGGACTCGTACATAGAGCCGTCCGGTCGATAGGCGACGGCCCGCACAAGGCGGGAATTATCGACATCAATCAATGTGACGTGAACACAGACCTTAGGGTCGGTGCCGGTAAACGCACTCTCCACCCCAACGGGATCGCCGTTGCGGACGTCCCGCGCCACGACCACCTGCACCTGACCGGTGTCGGCGCCTGCCGGCGCGGAACCGGCCACCACCGCAGCGGCGGCCCCCGTGATCACGACTGTGCAAACTATCGCCGCTCGTCGGAACATTGGCTCTCCCCCCTTCACGGAGCGAGCGATGCGACATATCCCTCGAACTCGTGCTGGAACGCGTCGGAATCGAGCCCGAACGCGTTGACAAAATTGACGTCGGGATCCTCGGACGTTAGGAAGGCGCGGAAATATGCGAGGAGGGCCGGCTGACCCTTCGTTCTGACGAGGTACTCTACCGCGACGAATGCCTGAGCGTAGATGCGGTCCGGCCCTTCGCGTACCGCGCGCGCCGCCCACGCAGTGCCGGCCACCAGATCGGCGAAAGGGATCAATTCCTGGCGCCGGAATGCGAACGCCGTCAGGTTGACGCGCTCCCGGGAAGTCTGTGCGGCGGGTCGGAATCCCAGATGCGCGGCGGCCCGCAGCTCCTCGCGCACTGCGAAGCCTTCCTTGATCCACTGCGCGGCGGGGCGTGCGCCCCCCATGAGGTCATTGTGCAGGATGTGGGTCAGTTCGTGCGCGATGACCCGCGCGCGAGCCTCGCGCTGAGGGGCGTCGAGAAACAGCGGGGTACCGGCGTTGATAAAGACGCGCTCACCGACGACGAAGAAGGGCGCCTCCGCCGCCACGCGGCGTGCCTGGCCTTCGGAAACCCCGAACTCGTTCAAGAGCCCATCGTAGATCTCCCGCTGTGATCCGTAGACATACACGGTGACCGGGCGCGTGAGGCTGAGCCCCGTGTCGCCGCTAAGGAACTTCAGGCACTCCCAGAACAGCCTCTGGATGTCCTCGCCCACGGCGGGGGGAACCGATGGGCTCACCCGGAACACCACATCCTGCGCAGCACCCGATCCAGACTGGCCGCCGGGCCCCCCACTTTGCGAGGATGGCTGGGCCTGCGAAGGTAGCGCGAGGGCCACGGAGAGCAGGCACGCGGCCAGGATTCTCGTGGACATGCTATCCACCTCCCAGTGCCTCGCCTCAATCGTAGGGGCCCCGGGGGCGTCCCGGCATCGGTCGAAAGGCCCACCTGAGCCGAGAAATCACGCCCGCCGCCCCGCCACGGCGAAGAGCGTCCCGGCGCTGAAGAAACAGCCGGTCCTGTCGGCCTGTTCCAGTTGCCGGAGCCATTCGCCCGCCGCGCCCGTTCGTGGGTTCCGCTCTCGCGCTCCGGGTCTCACCCGCCAGGTCCGCGATAGCTTCCATCACGCGCGCTGTCAGAACGTCCCGCGTCTCCCGATGCGACCTCCGATCGGGAACGATCGCCGATCCGATGTGCACGGTGATCCTGCCGCGATGCGGCCAGCGTGTGCCA
This genomic stretch from bacterium harbors:
- a CDS encoding PIN domain-containing protein — encoded protein: MPLRLIDSSVWVTYLRPGPDPRIVKEVRGALDTGEAAVATPILVEVLSGIRDLQEYSIREADFRALPQVEVDGEAGYIAARIGKGLAQVGKTGKTVDLLLAGAAIRAGAELWSLPDDHYKDIQSLLKRGEVKVAGAFRIRWL
- a CDS encoding type II toxin-antitoxin system VapB family antitoxin codes for the protein MAKTLVDIEERLLDEARRLAKVRTKREAVEVALREYVRRHRTRSLMSAAGKSSIRWTPEDIRTMREGR
- a CDS encoding antibiotic biosynthesis monooxygenase, whose amino-acid sequence is MAGRVVIKPGQLDNFRALTGEMVESSRREAGVLSYERFVSEDGKFVYAYERYADSAAALTHLRTFEKMFSRRFLGMVDRRRFTVFGAPTDELRKVLDRFGATYLRRFD
- a CDS encoding nucleoside phosphorylase, yielding MFTPNRLLREARRQKRLRPKSVPQVCVLDPDGDIVRYLVATGRARLDPSWPCYHSRLHVFRHGGQRLGIIGCAVGGAFAVLVAEELFASGCRFLISVTSAGEILPLREPPYFVLIDQALRDEGTSYHYRPVSAFSHADKRLVRLIHAALKARGLPVVRGTTWTTDAPFRETASSIRARRAEGILAVEMEAAALYAFAHARHCAVVCFAHVTNRMGRVEGDFEKGTAGGAPDALAAIELAAQAWRSVRSHR
- a CDS encoding trypsin-like peptidase domain-containing protein — protein: MKNICLAVTAVMLTVLSGTSVKAQTGLSDLVERLKPSIALVRAGDACGSAFVVDSSGILVTALHVVAEVDRSIVVQFPGGSPQPADVLAVNIKNDLAVLRVAQQGLMRIPLAEMSDVRVGQEIVLLGYPLCNNPDPSVAKGIVSGLNRTSAVGGINVFQMDIAMTHGESGGPVLTMDGRVIGVVDQFRFDLARLGQSIVAVGQPLNYGVPADAVKALVDRVLDPGKPHAAMALPLESAIVRTMAYKGSANGFGKKGTGVACVSPPDGALSLSRIHGELKANEALNILVWVSPQGSSGEQSGDRIATLSKGSSTTDSDIHAQPVAVCLNFIAQANSVWVGPIIPFGFEVTYTVDYKVWSPEVLASQNGGATTPNSPSPPPSAAVPGPLTPALPSHPAPSTPSPAAPSTSHDPLRITPGQGIGHMQVGMSLTDVIAVLGRPKVTMPYSKAGDDTLYAWFDYNPIDSSAGGIVPPPMGCIKASGCLSETGKSERVDDGGLTVVCARTGFVSIVQVYYAPQYMTVEGLHTGVTEEQVRSALGEPIRVVSGDRYHSLEYVSKGIMFRVADDPKMKGYGTVFLISISVPQL
- a CDS encoding tetratricopeptide repeat protein, giving the protein MFRRAAIVCTVVITGAAAAVVAGSAPAGADTGQVQVVVARDVRNGDPVGVESAFTGTDPKVCVHVTLIDVDNSRLVRAVAYRPDGSMYESTQTRTSTPPQNHFYPKYRVWWCLPIAEHEPAFRVGEWRVDVFVDGRLARTVGFQIVGTGVGEEEKIVARMQTLQARVEANPSDPRAHLDLAEVYIDLHKLDEAASQLQRAIALDPGLAPAHAVLGYVNLRQGHLEEAERNLLQAVRLRDDYTWAHYQLAVVYKAKGDTARATEQFQRVVRLAGDTSIGKSAQEELAKLGAAPQ